Proteins co-encoded in one Medicago truncatula cultivar Jemalong A17 chromosome 8, MtrunA17r5.0-ANR, whole genome shotgun sequence genomic window:
- the LOC11444704 gene encoding organic cation/carnitine transporter 3, translating into MEGSVQINVPESHSNIEQEKKPILSWDVIIEKSLSNFGWMDFLQAVLVAVAMFFDAQQSFISIYTDNYPKWHCTNSICTSSSDICKLPRSSWSWDTHPSNTIISHWNLECASTFITGLPQSSFFIGCLLGSFFLAALADSSIGRKNMLIFSCVSMSITSMLIIFSTNVWIYSAMKFLIGFWRSSIGTCVLVLLTEKVSAEWRFRVGIVEYFTFTMGYMSLPGFAYINRNSSWKSLYIWSSVPAICYSVIAYLFVTESPRWLVMQGREKEILKMLKRVSSEESADDDSVNLASNLPKLPPKEKVSFFQLYSSIGELFHKRWAVIRMIAVMILGIGLGMVYFGMPLAVGNLGFNIYLAVVFSASMELPSCVATYFLENLRRKPSILVFSILGGICCVMCAVLENRVPAAKVVLAMVAFFGACTAYNVFLIYIIELFPTCVRNTTTSLVRQAIVFGCIFCPFLISAGRKNNIYSYGVFGVVIMLSNFTLFFLPETMGIVLCDTMDQQEKKEIAMSDAMNQDEKSRNVSV; encoded by the coding sequence ATGGAAGGTTCAGTACAAATTAATGTACCTGAATCTCATTCCAAtattgagcaagaaaagaaaccaATTTTGTCATGGGATGTAATTATAGAAAAAAGTTTATCAAATTTTGGGTGGATGGATTTCTTACAAGCTGTTCTTGTTGCAGTTGCAATGTTCTTTGATGCACAACAATCATTCATAAGCATTTACACTGATAATTACCCAAAATGGCACTGCACAAATTCAATATGCACTTCATCCTCTGATATATGCAAACTCCCAAGATCTTCTTGGTCTTGGGACACACATCCTTCAAACACAATCATTTCTCATTGGAATCTTGAATGTGCTAGCACATTCATCACTGGTTTACCACAATCTTCTTTCTTTATAGGTTGTCTTCTTGGTTCTTTTTTTCTTGCAGCATTAGCTGATTCATCTATTGGTAGAAAAAACATGCTAATCTTTTCTTGTGTCTCAATGTCAATAACTTCCATGCTCATAATCTTTTCAACCAATGTTTGGATTTACTCCGCTATGAAATTCTTGATTGGTTTCTGGCGTTCGTCTATTGGTACATGTGTTCTTGTTTTGCTAACTGAGAAAGTTAGTGCTGAATGGCGATTTAGAGTTGGAATTGTTGAGTATTTTACTTTCACAATGGGGTACATGTCTTTACCTGGTTTTGCTTATATTAACCGAAACTCTTCTTGGAAAAGTCTTTACATTTGGTCGTCAGTTCCTGCTATATGTTACTCTGTCATTGCTTATCTCTTTGTTACCGAGTCGCCTAGGTGGCTTGTTATGCAAGGTCGAGagaaagaaattttgaaaatgctcAAAAGGGTTTCTTCTGAAGAAAGTGCCGATGATGATAGCGTTAACTTAGCTTCGAATTTACCAAAACTTCCCCCAAAAgaaaaagtttcattttttcaaCTTTACTCATCAATAGGAGAATTATTTCATAAAAGATGGGCTGTTATAAGAATGATAGCTGTTATGATTCTTGGAATTGGACTTGGAATGGTTTATTTTGGTATGCCACTAGCTGTTGGAAATTTAGGATTCAACATTTACTTGGCTGTGGTTTTTAGTGCTTCAATGGAATTACCTTCCTGTGTAGCAACATATTTCTTGGAAAACCTTAGAAGAAAACCTTCAATTCTTGTGTTTTCTATCTTAGGTGGAATTTGTTGTGTGATGTGTGCTGTTTTGGAGAATAGAGTACCAGCTGCTAAAGTGGTTTTAGCAATGGTTGCGTTTTTCGGTGCTTGTACGGCTTATAATGTGTTTCTCATATACATTATAGAGTTGTTTCCGACATGTGTGAGGAACACAACAACGTCGTTGGTGAGACAAGCTATTGTGTTCGGTTGCATATTTTGTCCCTTTTTGATATCGGCGGGGAGGAAAAACAATATTTACTCATATGGTGTGTTTGGAGTTGTTATAATGTTGTCCAATTTTACATTGTTCTTTTTGCCGGAGACTATGGGAATTGTTCTTTGTGATACAATGGATcaacaagagaagaaagaaatagCTATGTCTGATGCCATGAATCAAGATGAAAAATCAAGAAATGTTTCTGTGTAA